From Ndongobacter massiliensis:
GTCCGCCACGCGCACGGCACGCTCGGGAATCGCCACGAACAAAGTTTCCCGCTCTTCTTCCGCGCGGCACAGGGATTGGTCGACGGCAAGCAGCGCGTTCGCGAAATCCACCAGATTTTTTTCCGTATCGCCGATGGTTGAGATCGCCATGGCGTAATCCCCGTAGGCCATCTCCATTTCCACTTTATATTCCGCCCGCAGACGATTCATCAGGTCGGCGCCCGAAATCGTGGATTGCCGCGTGGAGACGACAATTTTTGTCGGATCTTTTTCAAAAATATTCAGATGGTTTTCCGCGCGGTCGTTGCCCATGCATAGGACGCGCAGTATGCGCAGCTCTTTCATACGTGCAGAAAAAGCATCCAAAAGTGCGAAAAGCCGGTCGTGTTCCTCCACACCATGGGCGCGCAGGTAGGCTTCACATTCATCGATTGACGCAAGAAGCAGATGAGAGGGAGATGTGGTTTCAAAAACGGCCATGACGTGATCCATGCGATGTACATCGACGCGCGAAGAAATATGCAAAAGCGCAGTAGACGTCAATGAAGGCAGCGTTTTGTGCAGGCTTTCGATGACAAAATCAGCGCCGCAGGCCACGGCATCGGCTCCCAGACGTCGGCAGTAGTGCGTATGCGCACCGTGCGCTTCATCCACCAAGAGCAAAGCACCGTGCTCATGTACGATTTGGGCAATGCTTCGAATATCGGAAAAGACCCCTTCGTAGGTGGGCGATGTGACGGCGACGAGGCGAGTTTCCGGGTGCACTTCCAAGAGTGCGCGAATTTTTTCTGGGTCGACGGACCCGTACAGCCCGAAATCTTCATCAATCTCCGGGGAAAGGAAAACCGGGTTCAAGTCGCAGATTTCCAGTGCGTGATAGGTCGATTTGTGGGCATTGCGCGCCACAATGACGGTATCTTCGCGCTTCGTGCCGGCGCGAAATGCGGCCAAAATGCCACCGGTGGAACCATTGACCATGTAATAGCTTTTTTGAGCGCCGAATTCGGCGGCCAATCGCTCCTGATTGCGCAAAAACGGTCCTTTCGGATCGTGCAGATTGTCCATTCCTTTGGATTCGGTCACATCCAGTCCAATGCCGAGCATGGATCC
This genomic window contains:
- a CDS encoding aminotransferase class I/II-fold pyridoxal phosphate-dependent enzyme; the encoded protein is MEEKKQAYVLPEHRPVEPWHDDLQFELELDALRSLSTSGLTYMHMPGHKRNTAKFGSMLGIGLDVTESKGMDNLHDPKGPFLRNQERLAAEFGAQKSYYMVNGSTGGILAAFRAGTKREDTVIVARNAHKSTYHALEICDLNPVFLSPEIDEDFGLYGSVDPEKIRALLEVHPETRLVAVTSPTYEGVFSDIRSIAQIVHEHGALLLVDEAHGAHTHYCRRLGADAVACGADFVIESLHKTLPSLTSTALLHISSRVDVHRMDHVMAVFETTSPSHLLLASIDECEAYLRAHGVEEHDRLFALLDAFSARMKELRILRVLCMGNDRAENHLNIFEKDPTKIVVSTRQSTISGADLMNRLRAEYKVEMEMAYGDYAMAISTIGDTEKNLVDFANALLAVDQSLCRAEEERETLFVAIPERAVRVADALENEREYIAADASLGRIAGEYAWAYPPGIPLVTPGEIINESALARFRQLEAQGIVVKTDTGRMPEEILVLKE